One genomic segment of Natrialbaceae archaeon AArc-T1-2 includes these proteins:
- a CDS encoding YkgJ family cysteine cluster protein produces the protein MEVHCEGCAGCCIDWRPLRADDARAVEHERRGPREPLDDAYNLVPLTRDEVRAFLEAGLSDALTPRLWAAEEDDAAAEIDGQAVATIAGRPAFFVGLRTPPKPVAPFGRDRERWLETCTFLDPTTLQCRIHGDELFPDECRAYPAYNLALEQETECERVERVFGGERLREDDPGQTDGLLLGRGAVGGKVFVHPRPDDLEGVVSRIARGDLTDADRAEFVAVAAASSPGTLAISEHHYEQARERVLETDSWAGRAVREWQRRDAAGEEPEADLAVRLEDARGAPGTPGWDGR, from the coding sequence ATGGAGGTGCACTGCGAGGGCTGTGCGGGCTGTTGTATCGACTGGCGACCGCTACGTGCCGACGACGCCCGCGCCGTGGAACACGAACGCCGCGGGCCACGCGAGCCGCTCGACGACGCGTACAACCTCGTCCCGCTCACCCGCGACGAGGTGCGGGCGTTTCTCGAGGCGGGGCTTTCGGACGCGCTGACGCCGCGTCTGTGGGCGGCCGAGGAGGACGACGCCGCCGCGGAGATCGACGGTCAGGCGGTCGCAACGATCGCCGGCCGGCCCGCTTTCTTCGTCGGTCTTCGGACACCTCCGAAGCCGGTCGCGCCGTTCGGACGAGACCGGGAACGCTGGCTCGAGACCTGCACCTTTCTCGATCCGACGACGCTGCAGTGTCGCATCCACGGCGACGAGCTGTTTCCAGACGAGTGTCGCGCCTACCCCGCTTACAACCTCGCACTCGAGCAAGAAACCGAGTGCGAACGCGTCGAGCGCGTCTTCGGTGGCGAGCGACTACGCGAAGACGATCCCGGACAGACGGACGGGCTCTTGCTCGGCCGAGGAGCGGTCGGCGGGAAGGTCTTCGTTCACCCCCGCCCCGACGACCTCGAGGGCGTCGTCTCCCGCATCGCACGCGGCGACCTGACCGACGCGGACCGCGCGGAGTTCGTCGCCGTCGCCGCCGCCTCGAGTCCCGGCACGCTGGCGATCTCAGAACACCACTACGAGCAGGCCCGAGAACGAGTACTCGAGACGGACTCGTGGGCTGGCCGGGCGGTCCGGGAGTGGCAACGTCGCGACGCGGCCGGCGAAGAGCCCGAGGCCGATCTGGCCGTCCGACTCGAGGACGCCCGCGGCGCGCCGGGAACGCCGGGCTGGGACGGACGCTAG
- a CDS encoding DUF7561 family protein, whose product MTKPSCDGCGRPVSVAGGVENLWTFGERDGSEGTAMILELADGTSYLLCFPCIESLPDDPSTEDVAALEQYEPDVDDDDGT is encoded by the coding sequence ATGACGAAACCCTCCTGTGACGGCTGTGGCCGACCGGTCTCGGTCGCAGGCGGCGTCGAGAACCTCTGGACGTTCGGCGAGCGAGACGGCAGCGAGGGGACCGCAATGATCCTCGAACTCGCGGACGGAACGAGCTATCTGTTGTGTTTTCCCTGTATCGAATCGCTACCCGACGATCCCTCGACCGAGGACGTCGCGGCGCTTGAGCAGTACGAGCCCGACGTCGACGATGACGACGGCACGTAG
- a CDS encoding translation initiation factor IF-5A yields MAKQQQEVRDLQEGSYVMIDDAPCKINSYSTAKPGKHGSAKARVEAEGVFDGKKRSFSQPVDAKIWVPIIERKQGQVVSVDDDDMQVMDLETYETFTMRVPDDADVSPDDEIEFLEMDEQRKIV; encoded by the coding sequence ATGGCGAAACAGCAACAAGAAGTTCGCGACCTCCAGGAAGGAAGCTACGTGATGATCGACGACGCCCCGTGCAAGATCAACTCCTACTCCACGGCGAAGCCGGGCAAACACGGCAGCGCCAAGGCTCGCGTCGAGGCCGAGGGCGTCTTCGATGGCAAGAAGCGTTCGTTCTCTCAGCCCGTCGACGCCAAGATCTGGGTCCCGATCATCGAGCGCAAACAGGGCCAGGTCGTTTCGGTCGACGACGACGACATGCAGGTCATGGACTTAGAGACCTACGAGACGTTCACGATGCGCGTTCCCGACGACGCGGACGTCTCCCCCGACGACGAGATCGAGTTCCTCGAGATGGACGAACAACGAAAGATCGTCTGA
- the speB gene encoding agmatinase produces the protein MFPGATADREDANFVVVGAPLDASTTFQPGTRFGPRRVRTFAETFDDYDRRTGRHFSELSIHDHGDVRAWDDAEEYLEWLEGTVRDVVWEDAIPLTLGGEHTVSLAGVRAVEPDVFVCLDAHLDLREEYDGNPLSHACVTRHVLESSVEEVIVLGARTGNEAEWERANEPDVTVVPPEDVGAWTPDGRLEGRDVYLSVDIDAADPAYAPGTGTMEPYGLEPREMRDVVRAAAPHASGFDVVEVNDRDDGQAATLAGKLLREFVFSSASD, from the coding sequence ATGTTTCCCGGGGCGACCGCCGACCGTGAGGACGCGAACTTCGTGGTCGTTGGTGCGCCCCTGGACGCATCGACGACCTTTCAGCCAGGTACTCGCTTCGGTCCTCGGCGCGTGCGAACGTTCGCCGAGACGTTCGACGACTACGACCGCCGGACCGGCCGACACTTCTCCGAACTCTCCATCCACGACCACGGCGACGTTCGCGCCTGGGACGACGCCGAAGAGTACCTCGAGTGGCTCGAGGGGACCGTGCGCGACGTCGTCTGGGAGGACGCCATTCCGCTGACGCTGGGTGGGGAGCACACCGTCTCGCTCGCCGGCGTCCGTGCCGTCGAACCTGACGTCTTCGTCTGTCTCGATGCACATCTCGACTTGCGCGAGGAGTACGACGGCAACCCGTTGAGCCACGCCTGCGTGACACGTCACGTCCTCGAAAGCAGCGTCGAGGAGGTGATCGTCCTCGGTGCCCGGACCGGCAACGAGGCCGAGTGGGAACGAGCGAACGAACCAGACGTCACCGTCGTCCCACCCGAGGACGTCGGCGCGTGGACGCCCGACGGTCGACTCGAGGGGCGGGACGTCTATCTCAGCGTCGATATCGACGCCGCCGACCCCGCCTACGCACCCGGGACGGGAACGATGGAGCCGTACGGCCTCGAGCCCCGCGAGATGCGCGACGTCGTCCGAGCGGCCGCCCCCCACGCGAGTGGTTTCGACGTGGTCGAGGTGAACGACCGCGACGACGGCCAGGCCGCGACGCTCGCCGGAAAACTGCTGCGCGAGTTCGTCTTCTCGAGTGCGTCCGACTGA
- a CDS encoding DUF7344 domain-containing protein has product MSPTETTALDRETAYAICSHPHRRYLLSRLEPGERVPVSELVCELAARVRDESTETETLDSSVRRRVRIALAHDHLPRLDDHGVIEYLSRENDVVVTDAVDELGPPAIDLEG; this is encoded by the coding sequence ATGTCGCCGACCGAGACGACAGCCCTGGACAGAGAGACGGCGTATGCGATCTGCTCGCATCCACACCGACGATACCTCCTGTCTCGACTGGAACCCGGCGAACGCGTTCCCGTTTCCGAACTCGTCTGCGAACTCGCGGCCCGGGTGCGAGACGAGTCGACCGAGACCGAGACGCTCGACTCATCCGTCCGCCGACGCGTCAGGATCGCGCTGGCTCACGATCACCTCCCTCGACTCGACGACCACGGCGTGATCGAGTACCTGTCCCGAGAGAACGACGTCGTCGTGACAGACGCCGTCGACGAGCTGGGTCCACCCGCGATAGACCTCGAAGGCTGA
- a CDS encoding acetamidase/formamidase family protein: MTRQTVTHEDGAIYEFAPDLEAIETVDSGAALTIETRDSLDGAVQDESDVIESVPEEVNAATGPIAVEGARPGDVLRVELEAIRLAEQQGRVVTIDGFGLLDGDEEIDAPRTRLTPVVDDDGDTPSIRFADLAVPVEPVIGTIGVAPATESYTTLVPHDHGGNMDTTDVTAGNTIYFPVFQEGAMLAMGDCKAAMADGEMCGTGAEIATEIDCTVEVLADPDHDLERPLLETDDAWKPIVSAETLEVACERANRDAIELLAAEHGFDETEAYMFSSLVGGLEISQVVDPLVTVRNAIPKAYLSSPF, from the coding sequence ATGACACGCCAGACAGTCACACACGAGGACGGCGCGATCTACGAGTTCGCTCCCGACCTCGAGGCGATCGAGACGGTCGACTCCGGGGCGGCGCTGACGATCGAGACCAGGGACAGCCTCGATGGTGCGGTACAGGACGAAAGCGACGTGATCGAGTCGGTCCCCGAGGAGGTCAACGCGGCGACGGGGCCGATCGCGGTCGAAGGTGCCCGGCCTGGCGACGTGCTCCGGGTCGAACTCGAGGCGATCCGGCTCGCCGAGCAGCAGGGACGCGTGGTCACCATCGACGGCTTCGGGCTGCTCGACGGCGACGAGGAGATCGACGCGCCGCGAACCCGGCTGACACCCGTCGTGGACGACGACGGAGACACGCCGTCGATACGTTTCGCCGACCTCGCGGTGCCCGTCGAGCCCGTGATCGGGACGATCGGCGTCGCACCCGCCACGGAGTCGTACACGACGCTCGTTCCCCACGACCACGGCGGAAATATGGACACGACGGACGTCACTGCCGGGAACACGATCTATTTCCCCGTCTTCCAGGAGGGCGCGATGCTCGCGATGGGCGACTGCAAGGCCGCGATGGCCGACGGCGAGATGTGCGGCACCGGTGCCGAAATCGCCACCGAGATCGACTGCACGGTCGAGGTGCTCGCAGATCCCGACCACGACCTCGAGCGACCGCTGCTCGAGACCGACGACGCCTGGAAGCCGATCGTGAGCGCTGAGACGCTCGAGGTGGCCTGTGAACGCGCGAATCGGGACGCGATCGAGCTTCTGGCGGCCGAACACGGCTTCGACGAGACGGAAGCGTACATGTTCTCGAGTCTGGTCGGCGGCCTCGAGATCAGCCAGGTCGTCGATCCGCTGGTGACGGTCCGGAACGCGATTCCGAAGGCGTACCTCTCGTCGCCGTTCTGA
- a CDS encoding Nif3-like dinuclear metal center hexameric protein, which produces MELTELVDRLDEELRTDDYADLDASANGLQVGPDEKTVEHVAFAVDGVAETFERAGDIGADLLVTHHGISWGGLERVTGRTYDRLETLFENDLGLYVSHLPLDGHQELGNAAGLANVLELENRVPFGELGPEHIGQRGTAVEPYTPNSLRERLESELETGGEDVRVLDAGPEEITEVAIVTGSGTDWLEEVVAVGADALVTGEGKAKVYHEAKEAGITVVLAGHYATETVGVRSLQGLVEEWGLETTYLEVPTGL; this is translated from the coding sequence ATGGAGCTCACGGAACTCGTCGACCGCCTCGACGAGGAGTTGCGAACCGACGACTACGCCGACCTCGACGCGAGCGCGAACGGCCTCCAGGTCGGCCCCGACGAGAAGACGGTCGAACACGTCGCCTTCGCCGTCGACGGCGTCGCCGAGACGTTCGAACGGGCGGGCGACATCGGCGCGGATCTGCTCGTGACCCACCACGGGATCTCCTGGGGCGGCCTCGAGCGCGTCACCGGCCGCACCTACGACCGCCTCGAGACCCTGTTCGAGAACGACCTCGGACTGTACGTCTCGCACCTGCCACTCGACGGCCACCAGGAGCTTGGCAACGCGGCCGGTCTCGCGAACGTCCTCGAACTCGAGAATCGCGTTCCGTTCGGCGAACTCGGCCCCGAACACATCGGCCAGCGTGGAACCGCAGTCGAGCCCTACACGCCCAACTCGCTTCGCGAGCGCCTCGAGTCCGAACTCGAAACCGGCGGCGAGGACGTACGGGTGCTCGACGCCGGTCCCGAAGAGATCACGGAGGTGGCGATCGTCACCGGCAGCGGCACCGACTGGCTCGAGGAGGTCGTCGCGGTCGGAGCCGACGCGCTGGTGACTGGCGAGGGGAAAGCGAAGGTCTACCACGAAGCGAAAGAAGCCGGGATCACCGTCGTCCTCGCCGGCCACTACGCGACCGAGACCGTCGGCGTCCGGTCGCTGCAGGGGCTGGTCGAGGAGTGGGGCCTCGAGACGACCTACCTCGAGGTTCCGACGGGGCTGTAG